One Angustibacter luteus genomic window carries:
- a CDS encoding SDR family NAD(P)-dependent oxidoreductase, with the protein MTPEAGPTSAHPRPVAVVTGASSGIGAATARRLAAEGYDVVAAARRRDRLDALAGEVEHVRAVTLDVTDDASVAALAADLPDVAVLVNNAGGAFGMDEVATSDVEDWRRMYDVNVLGSVRMVKALLPALEAGAGGHVVVTGSIAGHLVYENGGGYTAAKHAEAALAQTLRLELNGRPVRVSEVAPGMVATDEFSLVRFGGDQAKADAVYAGVANPLTADDIADTIAFVVTRPAHVNIDLLVVKPLAQAAPHKVHRTS; encoded by the coding sequence ATGACCCCTGAGGCCGGGCCGACGTCTGCCCACCCACGACCCGTCGCAGTCGTCACGGGAGCCAGCAGCGGGATCGGTGCCGCCACGGCCCGACGACTGGCGGCCGAAGGGTACGACGTCGTCGCCGCGGCCCGCCGACGGGACCGCCTGGACGCGTTGGCCGGCGAGGTCGAGCACGTCCGGGCCGTCACCCTGGACGTCACGGACGACGCGTCGGTGGCAGCGCTGGCCGCGGACCTGCCGGACGTGGCTGTTCTGGTGAACAACGCGGGTGGCGCGTTCGGGATGGACGAGGTCGCGACCTCGGACGTGGAGGACTGGCGACGGATGTACGACGTGAACGTGCTCGGGTCCGTGCGCATGGTGAAGGCGCTGCTCCCGGCGCTCGAGGCCGGGGCGGGCGGCCACGTGGTCGTCACCGGGTCCATCGCCGGCCATCTGGTCTACGAGAACGGCGGCGGCTACACGGCCGCCAAGCACGCTGAGGCCGCCCTGGCCCAGACGCTGCGGCTCGAGCTCAACGGCCGGCCCGTCCGGGTCAGCGAGGTGGCGCCCGGCATGGTCGCCACGGACGAGTTCTCGCTGGTGCGCTTCGGTGGCGACCAGGCCAAGGCGGACGCCGTCTACGCGGGCGTCGCGAACCCGTTGACGGCGGACGACATCGCCGACACCATCGCGTTCGTGGTGACCCGGCCCGCCCACGTGAACATCGACCTGCTGGTCGTCAAGCCGCTGGCCCAGGCGGCGCCGCACAAGGTGCACCGGACCTCGTAG
- a CDS encoding DUF4185 domain-containing protein, which yields MSRIFASLIQGDFSGGDHRNFEAVIWTGDQLQHWFRDNSEGHEWRPGQVVVPAGAAGAGCLIQSDFADGDHGNFEVVVPMTNGNGGLELVHWFHVNTDVTLPWQRAGTIATNVAGPGCLIQSDFADGDHGNFEVVVPVNNGNGGLDLVHFFHDNTDVTLPWQRAGTIATNVAGPGCLIQSDFADGDHGNFEVVVPVPWGDGQQLRHFFHDNTDVTLPWQRGQFVTDSANGWASLISSDYGEDHRNFELIVEERAQSVIGYFHPNEDVGAPWLRNGVVRWEEYPVSITSTRRICQLTGEHDRTGWDGEGDPPFAHNRTESAYRVRGTDLGVSFPHRGRTYFLFGDTLRNNQPADWDNLDLVAYTQDTTPEDGLDLAFFWEPPRISDGISQRGFEVPLDAVSAGDHLYAFFSTDHRSYGGSELMGRSVITRCDDDGFAFRLVRELSRHKLVNVSVQRGPLDARAADGVGLPAGTDVLWIWGSGRYRSSDVYLAVVPFAQLEPGPFDVRYFAGTRTSPRWSRSEDDATPLFHDGSVGELSVRWQPALHRYVATYNSDNLRGIHLRSAPAPWGPWTTAPVMLFDPWALDDAADPCSGRGLGRFMHLPWTTRVCDHVQDDMFGHRRDDEPGGEYGPYQIADLTRARGGGADIYFTLSSWNPYQAHLMTAFIDPAVLG from the coding sequence GTGTCCAGGATCTTCGCGAGCCTGATCCAGGGGGACTTCAGTGGCGGCGACCACCGCAACTTCGAAGCCGTGATCTGGACCGGTGACCAGCTGCAGCACTGGTTCCGGGACAACAGCGAGGGCCATGAGTGGCGGCCCGGCCAGGTAGTCGTGCCGGCTGGCGCGGCCGGGGCCGGTTGCCTGATCCAGTCCGACTTCGCCGACGGCGACCACGGCAACTTCGAGGTCGTCGTGCCGATGACCAACGGCAACGGAGGGCTCGAGCTCGTCCACTGGTTCCACGTCAACACCGACGTCACCCTCCCCTGGCAACGCGCCGGCACCATCGCCACCAACGTCGCCGGACCCGGCTGCCTCATCCAGTCCGACTTCGCCGACGGCGACCACGGCAACTTCGAAGTCGTCGTCCCCGTCAACAACGGCAACGGAGGGCTCGACCTCGTCCACTTCTTCCACGACAACACCGACGTCACCCTCCCCTGGCAACGCGCCGGCACCATCGCCACCAACGTCGCCGGACCCGGCTGCCTCATCCAGTCCGACTTCGCCGACGGCGACCACGGCAACTTCGAAGTCGTCGTGCCGGTGCCCTGGGGCGACGGGCAGCAGCTCCGGCACTTCTTCCACGACAACACCGACGTCACCCTGCCCTGGCAACGCGGCCAGTTCGTCACCGACTCCGCGAACGGCTGGGCGAGCCTGATCAGCAGCGACTACGGCGAGGACCACCGCAACTTCGAGCTCATCGTGGAGGAGCGCGCGCAGAGCGTCATCGGCTACTTCCACCCCAACGAGGACGTCGGCGCGCCCTGGCTGCGCAACGGCGTGGTGCGGTGGGAGGAGTACCCCGTGAGCATCACGAGCACCCGCCGGATCTGCCAGCTGACCGGCGAGCACGACCGGACCGGCTGGGACGGCGAGGGCGACCCGCCGTTCGCCCACAACCGCACCGAGTCTGCCTACCGGGTCCGGGGCACCGACCTCGGCGTCTCGTTCCCGCACCGCGGCCGCACGTACTTCCTGTTCGGCGACACGCTGCGCAACAACCAGCCCGCGGACTGGGACAACCTCGACCTCGTGGCGTATACCCAGGACACCACCCCCGAGGACGGCCTCGACCTCGCCTTCTTCTGGGAGCCACCGCGGATCAGCGACGGCATCAGCCAGCGTGGTTTCGAGGTCCCGCTGGACGCGGTCAGTGCCGGCGACCACCTGTACGCGTTCTTCTCGACCGACCACCGCAGCTACGGCGGCAGTGAGCTCATGGGCCGCTCGGTGATCACCCGGTGTGACGACGACGGTTTCGCGTTCCGCCTGGTCCGTGAGCTGTCCCGGCACAAGCTCGTCAACGTGTCCGTCCAGCGCGGCCCGCTGGACGCGCGCGCCGCGGACGGCGTGGGGCTCCCCGCGGGCACCGACGTCCTGTGGATCTGGGGCAGCGGGCGCTACCGGTCGAGTGACGTCTACCTCGCCGTCGTGCCGTTCGCCCAGCTCGAACCCGGCCCGTTCGACGTGCGCTACTTCGCAGGGACCCGCACGTCCCCTCGCTGGAGCCGGTCCGAGGACGACGCCACGCCCCTGTTCCACGACGGCTCGGTGGGCGAGCTGTCGGTCCGCTGGCAGCCGGCCCTGCACCGCTACGTCGCGACCTACAACTCGGACAACCTGCGCGGCATCCACCTGCGCAGCGCGCCCGCGCCGTGGGGGCCCTGGACGACGGCACCGGTCATGCTCTTCGATCCATGGGCACTGGACGACGCGGCGGACCCGTGCTCAGGGCGCGGCCTGGGCCGCTTCATGCACCTTCCGTGGACGACCCGGGTGTGCGACCACGTCCAGGACGACATGTTCGGTCACCGGCGCGACGACGAACCCGGCGGTGAGTACGGGCCGTACCAGATCGCCGACCTGACCCGGGCTCGCGGCGGCGGCGCCGACATCTACTTCACGCTGTCGTCCTGGAACCCGTACCAGGCGCACCTGATGACCGCGTTCATCGACCCGGCGGTGCTGGGCTGA
- a CDS encoding DUF5709 domain-containing protein produces MTDVPDSEIDSSGVFSVDDEDQPGAEDGLDDRGLVDPLDEGYSPPEKPRGVESFGTTFEEARQGESLDQRIAQEEPDPSAAFDDPLADVAPDRDDPDAVDDLDDGFDGGDEVGDRRAGRLVDPDQGFGEDTEKDLVGYDAGIDGAGASAEEAAVHVIDEP; encoded by the coding sequence ATGACAGACGTGCCTGACAGCGAGATCGACAGCAGCGGCGTGTTCAGCGTCGACGACGAGGACCAGCCCGGCGCCGAGGACGGCCTGGACGATCGCGGGCTGGTCGACCCGTTGGACGAGGGCTACAGCCCACCCGAGAAGCCCCGGGGCGTCGAGTCCTTCGGGACGACGTTCGAGGAGGCGCGCCAGGGGGAGAGCCTCGACCAGCGGATCGCGCAGGAGGAGCCGGACCCGAGCGCCGCGTTCGACGACCCGCTCGCCGACGTCGCCCCGGACCGTGACGACCCGGACGCCGTGGACGACCTGGACGACGGCTTCGACGGGGGCGACGAGGTCGGCGACCGCCGGGCGGGCCGGCTGGTCGACCCCGACCAGGGCTTCGGCGAGGACACCGAGAAGGACCTGGTCGGCTACGACGCCGGCATCGACGGTGCCGGCGCGTCGGCCGAGGAGGCCGCCGTGCACGTCATCGACGAGCCCTGA
- the selB gene encoding selenocysteine-specific translation elongation factor, with protein MHVLATAGHVDHGKSALVRAVTGQEPDRYAEEQRRGLTLDLGFVWTTLDGETLAFVDVPGHERFVPTMLAGLGPVPAVVLVVAADAGWMPQTQEHVEAIEAFGVRHGLVVVSRADLADPAPVVTDVRERLQHTGLAGATVVAASARTGQGLDDVRSALLALVRSLPPPDRTAPVRLWVDRSFSIKGAGTVVTGTLGAGTLRKGDRLALGDGTTATVRGLQSLEQSHASVEAAARVAVNLRGITRDQVRRGDALTVPEAFWRTDTIDVRCPTMAERAPTTAVLHLGSAQVTAHVRPLAGDLWRLRLERALPLHQGDVGLLRDPGRGLVLSGVTVLDVDPPALSRRGAARARAADLTAVTGAPDVAQELARRRVVSRTHLVAMGLPARQVGEFGEPGEWLVHDGYGVELGERLSALVGRHDDQHPLDRGLPLEVARAQLHLPSVQVLPQLVRPPLTIAGGRVRREDDDPQRLPGDVGSAVTALVAELDRAGEPVPAASAERLADLGLGRREVAAAVRAGQLVDCGHGVVLTPLARQRAADLLGTLQPGFAVGAVRDVWQTSRRVAVPLLEHLDALGLTVRDVQGLRSLRAGGAMVAGSGHDRRA; from the coding sequence ATGCACGTGCTGGCCACCGCAGGACACGTCGACCACGGCAAGTCCGCGCTGGTCCGCGCCGTGACCGGCCAGGAGCCCGACCGGTACGCCGAGGAGCAGCGCCGCGGCCTCACGCTGGACCTCGGCTTCGTCTGGACGACGCTGGACGGCGAGACGCTGGCGTTCGTCGACGTGCCCGGCCACGAGCGGTTCGTCCCGACGATGCTGGCCGGGCTCGGCCCGGTGCCTGCCGTCGTCCTCGTCGTCGCGGCCGACGCGGGGTGGATGCCGCAGACCCAGGAGCACGTGGAGGCCATCGAGGCGTTCGGCGTTCGGCACGGGCTCGTGGTGGTGTCGCGCGCCGACCTCGCCGATCCCGCACCGGTCGTCACGGATGTCCGGGAACGGTTGCAGCACACCGGGTTGGCGGGGGCGACGGTCGTGGCAGCGAGTGCGCGGACCGGGCAGGGGCTGGACGACGTCCGGTCGGCGTTGCTGGCTCTCGTGCGCAGCCTGCCCCCGCCGGACCGGACCGCGCCGGTGCGTCTGTGGGTGGACCGTTCGTTCTCGATCAAGGGTGCCGGGACGGTGGTCACCGGCACCCTCGGCGCCGGCACGCTGCGCAAGGGTGACCGGCTCGCGCTGGGGGACGGCACCACGGCGACCGTCCGCGGGTTGCAGAGCCTCGAGCAGTCGCACGCGTCGGTCGAGGCCGCCGCCCGGGTCGCCGTGAACCTGCGCGGGATCACCCGCGACCAGGTGCGCCGGGGTGACGCCTTGACCGTGCCGGAAGCGTTCTGGCGCACCGACACCATCGACGTCCGGTGCCCCACGATGGCGGAGCGGGCGCCGACCACTGCCGTGCTCCACCTGGGATCGGCGCAGGTGACCGCCCACGTGCGCCCCCTGGCCGGCGACCTGTGGCGACTGAGGCTCGAGCGCGCCCTGCCGCTGCACCAGGGCGACGTCGGGCTGCTGCGAGACCCCGGGCGCGGGCTGGTCCTCAGCGGCGTCACGGTCCTGGACGTCGATCCGCCGGCGCTGAGCCGTCGCGGGGCGGCGCGCGCCCGGGCCGCGGACCTGACCGCGGTCACCGGGGCGCCGGACGTCGCGCAAGAGCTCGCTCGGCGGCGGGTGGTCTCGCGAACGCACCTGGTGGCGATGGGACTGCCGGCGCGGCAGGTCGGGGAGTTCGGTGAGCCGGGGGAGTGGCTGGTGCACGACGGGTACGGCGTCGAGCTCGGCGAGCGGCTGAGCGCCCTGGTCGGCCGGCACGACGACCAGCACCCCCTGGACCGCGGTCTGCCGCTGGAGGTGGCGCGCGCGCAGCTGCACCTGCCGTCGGTGCAGGTGCTGCCCCAGCTGGTCCGGCCACCGCTGACGATCGCCGGTGGACGGGTGCGGCGCGAGGACGACGACCCGCAGCGCCTGCCAGGTGACGTGGGCTCGGCGGTGACGGCGCTGGTCGCCGAGCTGGACCGGGCCGGCGAGCCGGTGCCGGCGGCGTCGGCGGAACGGCTGGCTGACCTGGGGCTGGGTCGCCGCGAGGTCGCCGCAGCCGTTCGGGCCGGCCAGCTCGTGGACTGCGGCCATGGGGTCGTGCTGACACCCCTGGCGCGGCAGCGGGCAGCGGACCTGCTGGGCACCCTGCAACCCGGGTTCGCGGTGGGCGCGGTCCGGGACGTCTGGCAGACCTCGCGCCGGGTCGCCGTGCCGCTGCTGGAACACCTGGACGCCCTGGGGTTGACCGTCCGCGACGTCCAGGGGCTTCGGTCCCTGCGCGCCGGGGGCGCGATGGTGGCAGGCTCGGGTCATGACAGACGTGCCTGA
- the mgrA gene encoding L-glyceraldehyde 3-phosphate reductase: MIPAPFRAADDRYDSMTYRRTGRSGVQLPAVSLGLWHNFGDDVPFERQQATLRRAFDLGITHFDLANNYGPPYGGAETNFGRHFATDFRPYRDELVISSKAGYDMWPGPYGEWGSRKYLLASLDQSLTRMGLDYVDIFYSHRFDPETPLEETMGALDHAVRSGKALYAGISSYSPERTAEAAAILRAMGTPLLIHQPSYSMLNRWVEESLLDTLEAEGVGAIAFSPLAQGMLTDKYLDGVPEGSRASQGKSLSTELLTDESLRHVRALNEIASARGQSLAQMALAWALRDDRVTSVLVGASSVGQLEANVAALDNLGFSDDELEAIDGHAIEAGINLWKTSSDH; the protein is encoded by the coding sequence ATGATCCCTGCACCCTTCCGCGCCGCGGACGACCGCTACGACTCGATGACCTACCGACGGACGGGGCGAAGCGGGGTGCAGCTGCCCGCCGTGTCGCTCGGCCTCTGGCACAACTTCGGGGACGACGTCCCGTTCGAGCGTCAGCAGGCGACCCTGCGCCGGGCGTTCGACCTGGGCATCACGCACTTCGACCTCGCCAACAACTACGGGCCGCCCTACGGCGGCGCCGAGACGAACTTCGGCCGCCACTTCGCCACCGACTTCCGGCCCTACCGCGACGAGCTGGTCATCTCGTCCAAGGCCGGCTACGACATGTGGCCCGGGCCCTACGGCGAGTGGGGCTCCCGCAAGTACCTGCTGGCCTCGCTGGACCAGTCGCTGACCCGGATGGGCCTGGACTACGTCGACATCTTCTACAGCCACCGGTTCGACCCGGAGACCCCGCTCGAGGAGACCATGGGCGCCCTCGACCACGCCGTGCGGTCGGGCAAGGCGCTGTACGCCGGTATCTCGTCGTACTCCCCGGAGCGGACCGCCGAGGCGGCCGCGATCCTGCGGGCCATGGGCACGCCGTTGCTGATCCACCAGCCGTCGTACTCGATGCTGAACCGCTGGGTCGAGGAGAGCCTGCTGGACACGTTGGAGGCCGAGGGCGTCGGCGCGATCGCGTTCTCCCCGTTGGCCCAGGGCATGCTCACCGACAAGTACCTGGACGGTGTGCCGGAGGGTTCGCGGGCCAGCCAGGGCAAGTCCCTGTCGACCGAGCTGCTCACCGACGAGTCGCTCCGGCACGTGCGGGCGCTCAACGAGATTGCCTCGGCGCGCGGGCAGTCGCTGGCCCAGATGGCGCTGGCCTGGGCGCTGCGCGACGACCGGGTCACGTCGGTCCTGGTCGGGGCCAGCAGCGTCGGCCAGCTCGAGGCCAACGTCGCCGCGCTCGACAACCTCGGCTTCAGCGACGACGAGCTCGAGGCCATCGACGGGCACGCGATCGAGGCGGGCATCAACCTCTGGAAGACCTCCAGCGACCACTGA
- a CDS encoding cold-shock protein has translation MAQGSVKWFNAEKGFGFIAQDGGGADVFVHYSAIQSQGYRSLDENQRVEFEITQGPKGPQAENVTAI, from the coding sequence ATGGCACAGGGTTCTGTGAAGTGGTTCAACGCTGAGAAGGGCTTCGGCTTCATTGCTCAGGACGGCGGCGGCGCCGACGTCTTCGTGCACTACTCGGCGATCCAGAGCCAGGGCTACCGCTCGCTGGACGAGAACCAGCGCGTCGAGTTCGAGATCACCCAGGGCCCCAAGGGCCCGCAGGCGGAGAACGTCACCGCCATCTGA
- the serA gene encoding phosphoglycerate dehydrogenase translates to MRALLLENIHTDAAELLRASGHEVETRSGALDEDELIDALPGIDLLGIRSTTFLTEKVLAGAPQLQAVGAFCIGTNQIDLTAATGNGVAVFNAPYSNTRSVVEVTIGAIIALARRLTEKNAAMHAGIWDKSAKGSHEVRGRKLGIVGYGNIGSQLSVVAEALGMSVFFYDTEDRLAMGNARRCGSLGELLETAEVISLHVDGRPGNQDMFGEQQFATMRPRSFFMNMSRGFVVDTEALGKHIRSGHIAGAAIDVFPFEPKRQGDPFDSDLRGLPNVILTPHVGGSTQEAQQDIGRFVAGKLIGYAQGGSTSLSVNMPPIGAGDLAGSHRLAHMHRNVPGVLATVNALFAEHGVNVEAQNLSTRGDVGYLVTDVNADYTPEIVERLEQMPETIRLRVLS, encoded by the coding sequence GTGCGCGCACTGCTGCTCGAGAACATCCACACCGACGCGGCCGAGCTGCTGCGAGCCAGCGGCCACGAGGTCGAGACCCGCTCCGGAGCGTTGGACGAGGACGAGCTGATCGACGCCCTGCCCGGCATCGACCTGCTCGGCATCCGGTCGACGACCTTCCTGACCGAGAAGGTGCTGGCCGGCGCGCCGCAGCTGCAGGCCGTCGGCGCGTTCTGCATCGGCACCAACCAGATCGACCTCACCGCAGCGACCGGGAACGGCGTCGCCGTGTTCAACGCGCCGTACTCGAACACCCGCAGCGTGGTCGAGGTGACCATCGGCGCGATCATCGCGCTCGCCCGCCGGCTGACCGAGAAGAACGCCGCCATGCACGCGGGAATCTGGGACAAGTCGGCCAAGGGCTCGCACGAGGTGCGCGGCCGCAAGCTGGGCATCGTCGGCTACGGCAACATCGGCTCTCAGCTGTCCGTGGTCGCGGAGGCACTCGGCATGTCGGTGTTCTTCTACGACACCGAGGACCGGCTGGCGATGGGGAACGCCCGCCGCTGCGGCAGCCTCGGCGAGCTGCTCGAGACCGCCGAGGTCATCTCCCTGCACGTCGACGGACGTCCGGGCAACCAGGACATGTTCGGCGAGCAGCAGTTCGCGACGATGCGGCCGCGCTCGTTCTTCATGAACATGTCCCGCGGCTTCGTGGTCGACACCGAGGCGCTCGGCAAGCACATCCGGTCCGGTCACATCGCCGGCGCGGCGATCGACGTCTTCCCGTTCGAGCCGAAGCGCCAGGGGGACCCCTTCGATTCCGACCTGCGCGGCCTGCCCAACGTGATCCTCACCCCGCACGTCGGCGGCAGCACGCAGGAGGCGCAGCAGGACATCGGGCGCTTCGTCGCGGGCAAGCTGATCGGCTACGCCCAGGGCGGCTCGACGTCCCTGTCGGTCAACATGCCCCCGATCGGGGCCGGCGACCTGGCCGGGTCGCACCGGCTGGCGCACATGCACCGCAACGTGCCGGGGGTGCTGGCCACCGTGAACGCCCTGTTCGCCGAGCACGGGGTCAACGTCGAGGCGCAGAACCTGAGCACCCGCGGAGACGTCGGCTACCTGGTCACGGACGTCAACGCCGACTACACGCCGGAGATCGTCGAGCGCCTGGAGCAGATGCCCGAGACCATCCGGTTGCGGGTCCTGTCCTGA
- a CDS encoding fused MFS/spermidine synthase, with amino-acid sequence MSEADQPPSRPSVVQDPDDPLGYTMLVSGVPSSYVHLGDPTRLEFEYVRWAGDVIDVMAAEGEPVHTVHVGGAGCTLARYVAATRPRSRQIVLDDDPAVIELARQTFGYSRRSGFRLREGDGLEGLRPLESGHFDLVIRDAFAGDTTPAHLTTTEFVGQAARVLSADGLYVANIADRPGLGLVRREVATALTLFSQVALVGETQHLRGRRYGNVLLLASRRRLPIADLTRRVVSGPVPARVVPPSDVRQLASGADPITPP; translated from the coding sequence GTGAGCGAGGCAGACCAGCCGCCCAGCCGGCCCTCCGTCGTCCAGGACCCGGACGACCCGCTCGGCTACACGATGCTGGTCTCGGGGGTGCCGAGCAGCTACGTGCACCTCGGCGACCCCACCCGGCTGGAGTTCGAGTACGTGCGGTGGGCGGGCGACGTCATCGACGTCATGGCCGCCGAGGGCGAGCCCGTGCACACGGTTCACGTCGGAGGGGCAGGCTGCACCCTGGCCCGGTACGTCGCGGCGACCCGGCCGCGCTCCCGACAGATCGTGCTGGACGACGACCCCGCGGTGATCGAGCTGGCCCGGCAGACGTTCGGTTACAGCCGGCGCAGCGGCTTCCGGCTCCGCGAGGGCGACGGTCTCGAGGGACTGCGTCCGCTCGAGTCCGGGCACTTCGACCTGGTCATCCGCGACGCGTTCGCCGGCGACACGACTCCCGCGCACCTGACGACCACGGAGTTCGTCGGCCAGGCCGCGCGCGTGCTGAGCGCGGACGGCCTGTACGTGGCCAACATCGCCGACCGTCCCGGGCTCGGGCTGGTCCGGCGCGAGGTCGCGACCGCCTTGACGCTGTTCTCGCAGGTGGCGCTCGTCGGCGAGACCCAGCACCTGCGCGGCCGGCGGTACGGGAACGTGCTCCTGCTGGCCTCGCGGCGGCGGCTGCCCATCGCCGACCTGACCCGCCGGGTGGTCAGCGGTCCGGTACCGGCCCGCGTCGTGCCGCCCTCCGACGTCCGGCAGCTGGCGTCCGGCGCCGACCCGATCACCCCGCCCTAG
- a CDS encoding helix-turn-helix domain-containing protein yields MRTSYSDYCPIAMGVDVLGDRWTPLVIRELMVGATGFNEIHRGIPRISRTLLTQRLRQLARQGLVRREVSTRGRPGRYVLTEAGEGLTPIVWAMGHWAAEWVFGDPTDEDCDGLSVIWRLHQHAIPAKLPATRTVVHFALTGPGAAEGWLAVDSSGATVCREDQGHDVDLAVQADTAQMHRWLNGRVPFRELVADGHARLIGPSRLARAFPTWFDMSLFAEGLRRAELRRQVVPVAPVALPPRATA; encoded by the coding sequence ATGAGGACGAGCTACTCCGACTACTGCCCCATCGCGATGGGTGTCGACGTCCTCGGTGACCGGTGGACACCGCTGGTCATCCGGGAGCTCATGGTCGGCGCCACCGGGTTCAACGAGATCCACCGCGGCATCCCGCGGATCAGCCGGACCTTGCTCACCCAGCGGCTACGGCAGCTGGCGCGGCAGGGACTCGTGCGCCGCGAGGTCTCGACGCGGGGCCGGCCCGGGCGGTACGTCCTCACCGAGGCGGGTGAGGGGCTGACCCCGATCGTCTGGGCGATGGGGCACTGGGCGGCGGAGTGGGTGTTCGGCGACCCCACCGACGAGGACTGCGACGGTCTGTCCGTGATCTGGCGGCTGCACCAGCACGCGATCCCGGCCAAGCTCCCGGCGACGCGCACCGTCGTCCACTTCGCCCTGACCGGGCCCGGCGCGGCCGAGGGCTGGCTCGCGGTGGACTCGAGCGGCGCCACCGTCTGCCGCGAGGACCAGGGCCACGACGTGGACCTGGCCGTCCAGGCCGACACGGCCCAGATGCACCGGTGGCTGAACGGGCGGGTGCCGTTCCGCGAGCTCGTCGCGGACGGCCACGCCCGCCTGATCGGCCCGAGCCGGCTGGCCCGCGCCTTCCCGACGTGGTTCGACATGAGCCTCTTCGCCGAAGGCTTGCGCCGCGCCGAGCTGCGCCGGCAGGTCGTGCCGGTGGCGCCGGTGGCGCTACCCCCGCGGGCCACTGCCTAG
- a CDS encoding PAC2 family protein, with the protein MLDPRSLYTLADPSPDLVPGPGPVLVHALNGFVDAGSAPRLVADHLLGSLPHEPVATFDADQLVDYRSRRPAMVYDHDHYASFERPELVLYAVRDRDGQVFLLLRGPEPDTQWERFAAAVTELIEHFDVSSTVGLHAIGMPVPHTRPLGVIGHANRADLVPQGQSWPGTVQIPGSAAALLELRLGEAGHPALGFVVQVPHYLSDTPYPDAAAVLLDSLSDYAGLVVPRSDLLSAAEQTREAIAEQVAGSDEVARVVTALEQQYDAYVGGQERRSLLATDDAKLPSADELAAEVERYLKAEAPGGQEDPGA; encoded by the coding sequence GTGCTCGACCCTCGTAGCCTGTACACGCTCGCCGACCCCTCGCCGGACCTCGTGCCCGGCCCGGGCCCGGTGCTGGTGCACGCGCTGAACGGGTTCGTGGACGCCGGCTCGGCCCCACGCCTCGTCGCGGACCACCTGCTCGGCTCCCTGCCGCACGAGCCGGTCGCCACCTTCGACGCGGACCAGCTGGTCGACTACCGGTCGCGGCGCCCCGCCATGGTGTACGACCACGACCACTACGCCTCGTTCGAGCGCCCCGAGCTGGTGCTGTACGCCGTGCGGGACCGGGACGGGCAGGTCTTCCTGCTCCTGCGCGGACCGGAGCCGGACACCCAGTGGGAACGCTTCGCCGCCGCGGTGACCGAGCTCATCGAGCACTTCGACGTGTCCTCCACGGTGGGCCTGCACGCGATCGGGATGCCAGTCCCGCACACCCGTCCGCTCGGCGTCATCGGGCACGCCAACCGCGCCGACCTGGTGCCGCAGGGCCAGAGCTGGCCGGGCACCGTGCAGATCCCGGGCTCGGCCGCCGCGCTCCTCGAGCTGCGGCTGGGCGAGGCCGGGCACCCGGCACTGGGCTTCGTCGTCCAGGTGCCGCACTACCTGTCCGACACCCCGTACCCCGATGCGGCCGCTGTGCTGCTCGACTCGCTCAGCGACTACGCCGGACTCGTGGTCCCGCGCTCGGACCTGCTCAGTGCCGCCGAGCAGACCCGCGAGGCCATTGCCGAGCAGGTCGCCGGCTCGGACGAGGTCGCCCGCGTGGTCACCGCTCTGGAGCAGCAGTACGACGCCTACGTGGGCGGTCAGGAGCGCCGCAGCCTGCTGGCGACCGACGACGCGAAGCTGCCGTCCGCGGACGAGCTGGCCGCCGAGGTGGAGCGCTACCTCAAGGCCGAGGCCCCCGGCGGTCAAGAGGACCCCGGAGCCTGA